Proteins encoded together in one Rana temporaria chromosome 6, aRanTem1.1, whole genome shotgun sequence window:
- the LOC120944391 gene encoding CSC1-like protein 1: MLLHQNLQRFIDDQKWLRQNITQCSFNRINSSKLDYMGFLGIVAVAILSVILFIVLLLVFLRIRKVWNFGCVAWVYDADNSMNGTYQVPYGFNKKPHQDQGFFSWISAVFHLKYSDIYKRCGQDAQHYLSFQRHLIYFLAVASIISPCVLIPLNMMGTASTGKGLFIKTTMANIRERDEFLWPHFIMGLILSGCMIGFIRKHSSSIHEDEDEVNHMVFIHRLPQNADKETIKKHFNEAYPSCKVERIHMCRDEYKKELKDTCQSHIGSAYVTFSNNTMVNLILKDFNAISYYRRPQSSVSDQLKISHWSVPRAHYPEDILWKNMSVCGWKWWARYLCINGLLFTLLLYLTTPEMIVTNLDMWKITKPFYFLDKVLKYFPALSLWIFSVILKSMVLLSTPYEAHWFKSTENRMIMYKMFSYLIFIVLIAPSLGLNSLYAFFEWLFTELPDPKNEARLECLFWPSRGAVVIHYVIIATFVGNAMDLVRIPEFLWYIACMASVRSTADRLRKMETQANDFSYGGMYANILCVITVVMAYSNISPLVVPCGLLYMSVKHLIDTHNLYYVHLPTKQDRSVHNAAVGLSIAAPIFCLTWQFLFCVLRRGWIPLTVIQGAVLLILIMYSLIKALTSIVKHFSPCVFKTNESYPAVPTSISREDGSEKSPVHSPSVVINIEMEEEQQNTNASEPQGGVCNFYKNYPLSGVLNIFTACMYKTKESYPASPTSISREDGSEKSPVHSPSVVINIEMEEEQHNTNASEPQGDVCNFYKNYPLSGVLNNFTAYMYKTNESYPSSPTSISREDSSEESPVHSPSVVINIEMEEEQHNTNAFNNILGDFFMEDGPPSSPKKF; the protein is encoded by the coding sequence ATGCTGCTTCATCAAAATTTACAACGCTTTATTGATGACCAAAAGTGGCTAAGACAGAACATTACACAATGTTCTTTTAACCGTATAAACAGCTCAAAGCTGGATTATATGGGATTTTTGGGAATTGTTGCCGTGGCAATTCTATCAGTTATCCTTTTCATTGTCTTACTGCTGGTTTTCTTACGGATTCGAAAGGTGTGGAACTTTGGCTGTGTGGCTTGGGTGTATGATGCTGACAACTCCATGAATGGCACATACCAGGTGCCCTATGGTTTTAACAAGAAACCTCATCAAGACCAGGGCTTTTTCTCATGGATCTCAGCTGTCTTTCACTTGAAATATAGCGACATCTATAAACGATGCGGTCAGGATGCCCAACATTATTTGTCCTTTCAAAGACACCTAATTTACTTTCTTGCTGTTGCCAGCATCATCTCGCCATGTGTGCTGATACCTCTCAACATGATGGGGACTGCATCCACGGGAAAAGGACTTTTTATAAAGACAACAATGGCAAATATACGAGAACGAGATGAATTCTTGTGGCCCCATTTTATAATGGGGCTCATTCTATCAGGTTGTATGATAGGCTTCATAAGAAAACACTCATCCTCCATacatgaggatgaggatgaggtaaatcacatggtttttattCATAGACTACCACAAAATGCAGATAAGGAAACTATCAAGAAGCACTTCAATGAAGCCTATCCTTCCTGTAAAGTGGAGAGAATTCATATGTGCAGGGATGAATATAAAAAAGAACTAAAAGACACCTGCCAGTCACATATTGGATCAGCCTATGTGACATTTTCTAACAACACAATGGTCAACTTGATTCTTAAAGACTTTAATGCCATTTCATATTACAGAAGACCCCAATCAAGCGTAAGTGACCAGCTGAAAATCTCCCACTGGTCTGTGCCTCGTGCACACTACCCAGAAGACATATTATGGAAAAACATGTCTGTTTGTGGCTGGAAGTGGTGGGCTCGATACCTGTGTATTAATGGATTGCTTTTTACCCTGCTATTATACCTGACAACTCCAGAAATGATTGTCACTAATCTGGACATGTGGAAAATAACAAAACCGTTCTATTTTTTGGATAAGGTTCTCAAATATTTCCCAGCTTTGTCACTGTGGATATTTTCTGTAATACTTAAGTCCATGGTTCTTTTGTCCACTCCATATGAGGCACATTGGTTTAAATCTACGGAGAACAGAATGATAATGTACAAAATGTTCTCCTACCTAATTTTTATAGTCCTCATAGCACCATCACTGGGCCTCAACAGCTTATATGCATTCTTTGAGTGGTTGTTTACAGAACTGCCAGATCCTAAGAATGAGGCCAGACTGGAATGTCTATTTTGGCCTAGCCGAGGAGCCGTTGTTATCCATTATGTGATCATTGCCACTTTTGTTGGCAATGCAATGGACTTGGTGCGAATTCCAGAATTCCTATGGTATATCGCATGCATGGCTTCTGTAAGATCCACTGCAGACAGACTACGCAAAATGGAGACTCAGGCTAACGATTTTTCATATGGAGGGATGTATGCCAATATACTGTGTGTCATCACAGTTGTTATGGCATACAGTAACATTTCCCCGTTGGTGGTACCCTGTGGTTTACTTTATATGTCAGTAAAACATCTTATAGACACACACAACCTCTATTATGTGCATCTTCCAACCAAACAGGACAGAAGTGTACATAACGCCGCAGTGGGATTGTCCATTGCAGCTCCAATCTTCTGCCTAACATGGCAGTTCCTTTTCTGTGTCCTGCGGAGAGGCTGGATTCCGCTGACTGTAATCCAGGGAGCTGTTCTGCTCATTTTGATTATGTATTCCCTGATTAAAGCTTTAACTAGCATTGTCAAACATTTCAGTCCATGCGTGTTTAAGACCAATGAATCATATCCGGCAGTACCGACTAGCATAAGCAGGGAGGACGGTTCTGAGAAGTCACCTGTGCACAGCCCAAGTGTCGTCATAAACATTGAGATGGAAGAGGAGCAACAGAACACAAATGCAAGTGAACCACAGGGGGGTGTGTGCAACTTCTATAAGAACTATCCTTTAAGTGGCGTCCTCAACATTTTCACTGCATGCATGTATAAGACCAAGGAATCATATCCAGCATCACCGACTAGCATAAGCAGAGAGGACGGTTCTGAGAAGTCACCTGTGCACAGCCCAAGTGTCGTCATAAACATTGAGATGGAAGAGGAGCAACACAACACAAATGCAAGTGAACCACAGGGGGACGTGTGCAACTTCTATAAGAACTATCCTTTAAGTGGCGTTCTCAACAATTTCACTGCATACATGTATAAGACCAATGAATCATATCCATCATCACCGACTAGCATAAGCAGAGAGGACAGTTCTGAGGAGTCACCTGTGCACAGCCCAAGTGTCGTCATAAACATTGAGATGGAAGAGGAGCAACACAACACAAACGCAT